The following are from one region of the Coffea eugenioides isolate CCC68of chromosome 2, Ceug_1.0, whole genome shotgun sequence genome:
- the LOC113758531 gene encoding uncharacterized protein LOC113758531, with protein MDAMTLVQHYGKLDIFLTMTCNPSWPEIKNHLLDTDEAQNRPDLITRIFRAKIEQLKEDLFKKHLFGHVAAYTYVIEFQKRGFLHAHFLIILKEQSKMFSPEEYDKIVCAELPDRHKAPYLYSLVIKHMLHGPCGSMNPSNPCMKQNHKCKNNYPKDFSEYTKHEKNSYPIYRRRDDGSKIYIKEHELDNRWIVPYNPYLLAKYDCHINVEIYSAIEAVKYIYKYIYKGHDRVMYQLTAEQANQIIDEIKNFQSTRWVCAPEPIWRIYAFDLSVINPSVILLHLHLENYQSMYFDENRPLTDIITDDRLSRTMLTEFFAMNRTNEHAESLNLLYKEFPQHFVWDADDRIWYTRKKGQVIGRVITAHPIEGERYYLRILLMHVRKPTSFDDLKTVNGYLASSFKEAAEL; from the coding sequence ATGGATGCTATGACCCTTGTACAACATTATGGAAAGCTAGATATCTTCCTTACAATGACCTGCAATCCATCTTGGCCTGAAATAAAGAACCATTTGCTTGACACAGATGAAGCTCAGAATCGGCCTGATTTGATAACACGGATATTTCGTGCAAAAATagagcaattgaaagaagatcTTTTCAAGAAACATCTTTTTGGTCATGTTGCTGCTTACACTTATGTTATCGAATTCCAAAAAAGAGGTTTCCTACATGCTCATTTTCTGATCATCTTAAAGGAACAATCAAAGATGTTCTCGCCAGAAGAATACGACAAAATTGTTTGTGCAGAGCTTCCTGATAGACACAAGGCACCATACTTATATTCTTTGGTTATAAAGCACATGCTTCATGGACCATGTGGATCAATGAATCCAAGTAATCCTTGTATGAAACAGAATCACAAGTGCAAAAATAACTATCCGAAAGATTTTTCAGAGTACACAAAGCATGAAAAAAATTCATATCCTATATACAGAAGACGGGATGATGGCAGCAAGATCTATATCAAAGAACATGAGTTAGATAATCGATGGATTGTCCCTTACAATCCATATCTTCTTGCAAAATATGACTGTCACATCAATGTTGAAATATATTCTGCCATCGAAGCTGTAAAGTACATctacaaatatatatacaaggGCCATGATAGGGTGATGTACCAGTTGACAGCTGAGCAAGCAAATCAAATCATTGAtgagataaaaaattttcaatccaCAAGATGGGTATGTGCACCTGAACCTATCTGGAggatatatgcttttgatctcaGTGTTATCAATCCATCGGTTATTTTGCTTCATTTACATCTTGAAAACTACCAATCAATGTACTTTGACGAGAATCGTCCATTGACAGATATAATTACAGACGACAGGCTTTCACGAACAATGCTAACAGAATTCTTTGCAATGAATCGGACAAATGAACATGCAGAAAGCCTTAATCTTCTGTACAAAGAGTTCCCTCAGCATTTTGTCTGGGATGCAGATGATAGAATATGGTACACTAGAAAGAAAGGACAGGTCATTGGGCGTGTTATAACAGCACATCCGATTGAAGGAGAGAGGTATTATCTCAGAATATTGCTCATGCATGTTCGAAAACCCACATCTTTTGATGACCTGAAAACAGTTAACGGTTATCTAGCTTCTTCATTTAAAGAAGCTGCAGAATTGTGA
- the LOC113758538 gene encoding uncharacterized protein LOC113758538, translated as MEKVNTNTPAAFFIDGPDGTEKSFLYKALLATIRSKGDIALATATSGAAASILPGGRTAHSRFKIPLHHEASSTCNLSKQSAMSQLIKSAKLIIWDEAAMTLPVVRKRQKEDYISASLINSYVWPQLQKIRLTENMRESLDPSFLNLLLNIGDGTQPTIADDKIQLPSPMIIPFINDEVSVNSIINIVYPSLSDFLPDNSAMINRVILSTTNDIVHEVNQILIQKFPGEEIKYISFDQTIDPTKQADHGDFLNIVHPPGLPTHELILKQNCPVILLRNLNPAQGLCNGTRLICLNFNKNVIHAQISVGIHSGKQVFIPRIPLHSSNDESYPIPFKHTQFPISLYFAMTINKAQGHTLDFVGLYLKEPVFSHGQLYVALSRAKTADNVKILLRPVASDSLSHNSTRNVVYQEILAAATHD; from the exons ATGGAAAAAGTTAATACAAACACTCCAGCTGCATTCTTCATTGACGGTCCTGATGGTACGGAAAAATCTTTTCTCTATAAAGCACTCCTTGCAACAATTAGATCAAAAGGAGACATTGCATTAGCAACTGCAACATCAGGAGCAGCTGCATCAATACTTCCAGGAGGTCGTACTGCTCATTCACGCTTCAAAATCCCTCTCCATCATGAAGCCAGCAGCACATGTAATCTTTCTAAACAAAGTGCAATGTCTCAGTTAATCAAGAGTGCAAAGCTCATAATATGGGATGAAGCAGCAATg ACTCTTCCAGTAGTGAGGAAAAGGCAAAAGGAAGATTACATCTCTGCATCACTTATCAATTCATATGTCTGGCCACAACTTCAAAAGATACGGCTGACTGAGAACATGAGAGAATCTTTGGACCCatcatttttaaatcttttgCTAAACATTGGAGATGGAACACAGCCAACCATTGCAGATGACAAAATCCAGTTGCCTTCTCCTATGATCATTCCTTTTATTAATGATGAAGTATCAGTAAACTCCATCATCAACATTGTTTATCCATCACTGTCTGACTTTCTGCCCGACAATTCTGCTATGATTAATAGAGTTATTCTCAGTACAACAAATGATATTGTCCACGAGGTCAACCAAATTTTGATCCAGAAATTCCCAGGTGAAGAAATCAAATACATCAGCTTTGATCAAACCATAGATCCAACCAAGCAAGCTGATCACGGTGACTTCTTAAATATTGTTCACCCTCCAGGATTACCCACACATGAACTGATTTTGAAGCAAAATTGCCCAGTTATACTTCTAAGAAATCTCAATCCTGCACAAGGATTATGCAATGGAACACGTTTGATTTGTttaaatttcaacaaaaatgttATTCATGCACAAATTTCAGTTGGAATTCATTCTGGTAAACAAGTTTTCATTCCTCGCATTCCATTGCATAGCTCTAATGATGAATCATATCCAATCCCTTTCAAACACACTCAATTTCCAATCTCTCTCTATTTTGCTATGACAATTAACAAAGCACAAGGACATACACTTGATTTTGTAGGATTATATTTGAAAGAACCAGTATTTTCACATGGTCAATTGTATGTTGCACTATCAAGAGCCAAAACAGCTGATAATGTTAAAATTCTACTTAGACCTGTTGCATCTGATTCTTTATCCCATAATTCTACACGCAATGTAGTTTATCAGGAAATTCTGGCAGCTGCAACTCATGATTAA